A genomic segment from Drosophila miranda strain MSH22 chromosome 3, D.miranda_PacBio2.1, whole genome shotgun sequence encodes:
- the LOC108158029 gene encoding DNA N6-methyl adenine demethylase isoform X5, protein MQVRPSAGQCGGAERQGHRLLRQHQGRATLRHGQSAGMFKPLYRRLFGRCNREKPPCKYFHPPQHLKDQLLINGRNHLALKNALMQQMGIAPGQPVISGQVPAVATNPYLSGIPANSYSPYYTTGHLVPTLLGPDPSAVSAQLGPVVPQAVQVQQQKIPRSDRLEVCREFLRGACKRAESECRFAHPQESVARHDDGSITVCMDAVKGRCAREPCRYFHPPLHLQAQLKAAQTRATAVAAAAAMDVKTVGSFYYENFQFSGMVPFKRPAGEKSGIPVYQPGATTYQQLMQPYVPVSCEYPQQQQQLQQQLQQHQQQQPQQQQQQQVLLLQQQQQLALSSAITTTTTTATTTASNNIINNNNNNNSSNNNNAIHVNAVIATAINPSITTASIDQSAAAADKPTNKPSDDGHDNDTDNDNDKADGDAADEKENDIPKDTDDHNETSKPNPSPPSIDCNATQTIATAAAATAATDSDPDAQETQTAAVATSSSDSSPASCPSPPTDSSLLPLPVPQPPNGDNNNYLSYINNNLTNGQRIKSASPPEEPLNEETDQAPTAAGATLTSPPRGYSKYNGDAYQRASNAAYSMNGHSTGILPTPTSTSPTVTYQSQAQAQAQAQAQAQAQALAQAQANMQRINYAMPAYSYANLYSPYNSGTSSIVSIAGNTPSYVQAQMQQQQQQQQAQAQAQAQAQAQAQAQAAYAQQAYAAYAAAAGLTHTQPTAAAGGYYADPAALAKEVAQKNYALKVASAASAAAAAGKSGSHSAAAYTGMTLNKGFVSAAAAPQPVQSPQPQAVSMATLLQMQAQAQAQAHAQAHAQMRQMGSLPNSGMSTPMAPGTPLRSGSAGGGQAPQYVSGAAAASGALMRAPSPMQYAGAQGYFYPGVMSAPAAAAAAAGYAAYAMPSSQAAAAQQYAAAAAAAAAAAAAQGAAPGQNPYKKMKTS, encoded by the exons GGCCGCTGTAATCGTGAGAAACCGCCGTGCAAGTACTTTCATCCACCACAGCATCTGAAGGATCAGCTATTGATAAATGGACGCAATCATTTGGCCCTCAAGAATGCATTGATGCAACAGATGGGCATAGCGCCTGGCCAGCCGGTCATATCGGGCCAAGTGCCAGCTGTG GCCACAAATCCATACTTGTCCGGGATACCGGCCAATTCGTACAGTCCGTACTACACAACAGGACATCTGGTGCCCACCTTGCTGGGGCCCGATCCGTCGGCCGTGTCCGCCCAGCTGGGGCCTGTGGTGCCCCAGGCGGTGCAGGTGCAACAACAGAAAATACCACGTTCCGACAGGCTAGAG GTGTGTCGCGAATTCCTACGCGGCGCCTGCAAGCGCGCCGAATCCGAATGCCGGTTCGCCCACCCGCAGGAGAGTGTCGCCCGCCACGACGATGGCTCGATCACGGTATGCATGGACGCCGTTAAGGGACGGTGTGCCCGTGAACCCTGCCGCTACTTTCATCCCCCCCTGCACCTACAGGCACAATTAAAAGCGGCCCAAACACGCGCCaccgctgtcgctgctgcagctgcg ATGGATGTTAAAACGGTTGGTTCATTTTACTATGAAAACTTC CAATTCTCTGGAATGGTACCATTCAAACGTCCAGCTGGAGAGAAGTCTGGCATTCCAGTGTATCAACCCGGTGCGACTACGTATCAGCAGCTAATGCAGCCCTATGTTCCAGTCTCATGTGAGTAtccccaacaacaacaacaactacaacaacaactacaacaacatcaacaacaacaaccacaacaacaacaacaacaacaagtaCTActactacaacaacaacaacaattagCGTTAAGTAGCGccataacaacaacaactacaacagcaacaacaacagccagtaataatattattaacaacaacaacaacaacaacagcagcaataACAATAACGCCATTCACGTAAATGCTGTAATTGCTACTGCCATCAATCCATCAATCACAACCGCATCAATCGATCAAtcagctgctgcagcagatAAACCCACTAATAAACCCAGTGACGATGGTCACGATAACGATACCGATAACGATAACGATAAAGCTGACGGTGATGCTGCTGACGAAAAAGAGAATGATATTCCAAAAGACACTGACGATCACAATGAAACATCGAAGCCAAACCCAAGTCCCCCTTCAATCGATTGTAATGCAACACAAACaattgcaacagcagcagcagctacagctGCCACAGACTCTGACCCAGACGCACAGGAGACACAGACAGCAGCAGTGGCCACCTCATCCAGTGATAGCTCTCCCGCCTCCTGTCCAAGCCCACCCACTGACAGCAGCCTGCTGCCCCTGCCGGTGCCCCAGCCACCCAATGGCGACAATAACAATTACCTGTCCTATATCAATAACAATTTAACCAACGGCCAACGGATCAAGTCCGCCAGTCCGCCCGAAGAGCCACTCAATGAGGAGACAGACCAGGCCCCAACAGCAGCTGGGGCCACCCTGACCTCGCCTCCGCGTGGCTATAGCAAATATAACGGCGATGCCTACCAGAGGGCCAGCAATGCCGCGTACTCCATGAATGGCCACAGCACTGGGATACTGCCCACGCCCACCAGCACCTCGCCCACAGTGACGTATCAGTCCCAGGCTCAGGCCCAGGCTCAGgcccaggcacaggcacaggcccaggccctggcacaggcacaggccaATATGCAGCGCATCAACTATGCCATGCCCGCCTACAGCTATGCCAATTTGTACTCGCCCTACAACAGCGGCACCTCCTCCATCGTGAGCATCGCCGGCAACACGCCCTCCTATGTCCAGGCccaaatgcagcagcagcagcagcagcagcaggcccaagcccaggcccaggcccaggctcAGGCCCAGGCTCAGGCACAGGCGGCCTATGCTCAGCAGGCTTATGCCGCATATGCGGCCGCTGCAGGactcacgcacacacagcCAACGGCAGCCGCTGGCGGCTACTATGCCGATCCCGCTGCCCTGGCCAAGGAGGTGGCCCAAAAGAACTACGCCCTCAAGGTGGCCAGTGCCGCatcggcggcggcggcggcgggcAAGTCGGGATCCCATTCGGCGGCCGCCTACACAGGCATGACCCTCAACAAGGGATTTGTGTCAGCTGCAGCTGCCCCGCAGCCCGTTCAGTCGCCACAGCCGCAGGCCGTCTCCATGGCCACCCTGCTGCAGAtgcaggcccaggcccaggcccaggctcATGCCCAGGCCCATGCCCAGATGCGCCAGATGGGATCCTTGCCCAATTCGGGCATGTCCACGCCCATGGCGCCTGGCACGCCCCTCCGCTCGGGCAGCGCTGGCGGTGGCCAGGCGCCGCAGTACGTGTCGGGAGCTGCGGCCGCCTCTGGCGCCCTGATGCGTGCCCCCTCCCCCATGCAGTATGCCGGAGCCCAGGGCTACTTTTATCCGGGCGTAATGTCCGCTCCGGccgcagccgccgccgccgccggaTATGCGGCCTATGCCATGCCCTCGAGTCAGGCGGCAGCGGCGCAGCAgtatgcagcagcagcagcagcagctgccgccGCTGCGGCCGCCCAGGGGGCAGCCCCAGGTCAGAATCCCTACAAGAAGATGAAGACGTCCTAA
- the LOC108158029 gene encoding DNA N6-methyl adenine demethylase isoform X9 gives MANVVNMNSLFNAKDSRWLQLEVCREFQRNKCSRQDTECKFAHPPANVEVQNGKVTACYDSIKAAPHLDMDNLQGRCNREKPPCKYFHPPQHLKDQLLINGRNHLALKNALMQQMGIAPGQPVISGQVPAVATNPYLSGIPANSYSPYYTTGHLVPTLLGPDPSAVSAQLGPVVPQAVQVQQQKIPRSDRLEMDVKTVGSFYYENFQFSGMVPFKRPAGEKSGIPVYQPGATTYQQLMQPYVPVSCEYPQQQQQLQQQLQQHQQQQPQQQQQQQVLLLQQQQQLALSSAITTTTTTATTTASNNIINNNNNNNSSNNNNAIHVNAVIATAINPSITTASIDQSAAAADKPTNKPSDDGHDNDTDNDNDKADGDAADEKENDIPKDTDDHNETSKPNPSPPSIDCNATQTIATAAAATAATDSDPDAQETQTAAVATSSSDSSPASCPSPPTDSSLLPLPVPQPPNGDNNNYLSYINNNLTNGQRIKSASPPEEPLNEETDQAPTAAGATLTSPPRGYSKYNGDAYQRASNAAYSMNGHSTGILPTPTSTSPTVTYQSQAQAQAQAQAQAQAQALAQAQANMQRINYAMPAYSYANLYSPYNSGTSSIVSIAGNTPSYVQAQMQQQQQQQQAQAQAQAQAQAQAQAQAAYAQQAYAAYAAAAGLTHTQPTAAAGGYYADPAALAKEVAQKNYALKVASAASAAAAAGKSGSHSAAAYTGMTLNKGFVSAAAAPQPVQSPQPQAVSMATLLQMQAQAQAQAHAQAHAQMRQMGSLPNSGMSTPMAPGTPLRSGSAGGGQAPQYVSGAAAASGALMRAPSPMQYAGAQGYFYPGVMSAPAAAAAAAGYAAYAMPSSQAAAAQQYAAAAAAAAAAAAAQGAAPGQNPYKKMKTS, from the exons GGCCGCTGTAATCGTGAGAAACCGCCGTGCAAGTACTTTCATCCACCACAGCATCTGAAGGATCAGCTATTGATAAATGGACGCAATCATTTGGCCCTCAAGAATGCATTGATGCAACAGATGGGCATAGCGCCTGGCCAGCCGGTCATATCGGGCCAAGTGCCAGCTGTG GCCACAAATCCATACTTGTCCGGGATACCGGCCAATTCGTACAGTCCGTACTACACAACAGGACATCTGGTGCCCACCTTGCTGGGGCCCGATCCGTCGGCCGTGTCCGCCCAGCTGGGGCCTGTGGTGCCCCAGGCGGTGCAGGTGCAACAACAGAAAATACCACGTTCCGACAGGCTAGAG ATGGATGTTAAAACGGTTGGTTCATTTTACTATGAAAACTTC CAATTCTCTGGAATGGTACCATTCAAACGTCCAGCTGGAGAGAAGTCTGGCATTCCAGTGTATCAACCCGGTGCGACTACGTATCAGCAGCTAATGCAGCCCTATGTTCCAGTCTCATGTGAGTAtccccaacaacaacaacaactacaacaacaactacaacaacatcaacaacaacaaccacaacaacaacaacaacaacaagtaCTActactacaacaacaacaacaattagCGTTAAGTAGCGccataacaacaacaactacaacagcaacaacaacagccagtaataatattattaacaacaacaacaacaacaacagcagcaataACAATAACGCCATTCACGTAAATGCTGTAATTGCTACTGCCATCAATCCATCAATCACAACCGCATCAATCGATCAAtcagctgctgcagcagatAAACCCACTAATAAACCCAGTGACGATGGTCACGATAACGATACCGATAACGATAACGATAAAGCTGACGGTGATGCTGCTGACGAAAAAGAGAATGATATTCCAAAAGACACTGACGATCACAATGAAACATCGAAGCCAAACCCAAGTCCCCCTTCAATCGATTGTAATGCAACACAAACaattgcaacagcagcagcagctacagctGCCACAGACTCTGACCCAGACGCACAGGAGACACAGACAGCAGCAGTGGCCACCTCATCCAGTGATAGCTCTCCCGCCTCCTGTCCAAGCCCACCCACTGACAGCAGCCTGCTGCCCCTGCCGGTGCCCCAGCCACCCAATGGCGACAATAACAATTACCTGTCCTATATCAATAACAATTTAACCAACGGCCAACGGATCAAGTCCGCCAGTCCGCCCGAAGAGCCACTCAATGAGGAGACAGACCAGGCCCCAACAGCAGCTGGGGCCACCCTGACCTCGCCTCCGCGTGGCTATAGCAAATATAACGGCGATGCCTACCAGAGGGCCAGCAATGCCGCGTACTCCATGAATGGCCACAGCACTGGGATACTGCCCACGCCCACCAGCACCTCGCCCACAGTGACGTATCAGTCCCAGGCTCAGGCCCAGGCTCAGgcccaggcacaggcacaggcccaggccctggcacaggcacaggccaATATGCAGCGCATCAACTATGCCATGCCCGCCTACAGCTATGCCAATTTGTACTCGCCCTACAACAGCGGCACCTCCTCCATCGTGAGCATCGCCGGCAACACGCCCTCCTATGTCCAGGCccaaatgcagcagcagcagcagcagcagcaggcccaagcccaggcccaggcccaggctcAGGCCCAGGCTCAGGCACAGGCGGCCTATGCTCAGCAGGCTTATGCCGCATATGCGGCCGCTGCAGGactcacgcacacacagcCAACGGCAGCCGCTGGCGGCTACTATGCCGATCCCGCTGCCCTGGCCAAGGAGGTGGCCCAAAAGAACTACGCCCTCAAGGTGGCCAGTGCCGCatcggcggcggcggcggcgggcAAGTCGGGATCCCATTCGGCGGCCGCCTACACAGGCATGACCCTCAACAAGGGATTTGTGTCAGCTGCAGCTGCCCCGCAGCCCGTTCAGTCGCCACAGCCGCAGGCCGTCTCCATGGCCACCCTGCTGCAGAtgcaggcccaggcccaggcccaggctcATGCCCAGGCCCATGCCCAGATGCGCCAGATGGGATCCTTGCCCAATTCGGGCATGTCCACGCCCATGGCGCCTGGCACGCCCCTCCGCTCGGGCAGCGCTGGCGGTGGCCAGGCGCCGCAGTACGTGTCGGGAGCTGCGGCCGCCTCTGGCGCCCTGATGCGTGCCCCCTCCCCCATGCAGTATGCCGGAGCCCAGGGCTACTTTTATCCGGGCGTAATGTCCGCTCCGGccgcagccgccgccgccgccggaTATGCGGCCTATGCCATGCCCTCGAGTCAGGCGGCAGCGGCGCAGCAgtatgcagcagcagcagcagcagctgccgccGCTGCGGCCGCCCAGGGGGCAGCCCCAGGTCAGAATCCCTACAAGAAGATGAAGACGTCCTAA
- the LOC108158029 gene encoding DNA N6-methyl adenine demethylase isoform X3, protein MANVVNMNSLFNAKDSRWLQLEVCREFQRNKCSRQDTECKFAHPPANVEVQNGKVTACYDSIKGRCNREKPPCKYFHPPQHLKDQLLINGRNHLALKNALMQQMGIAPGQPVISGQVPAVATNPYLSGIPANSYSPYYTTGHLVPTLLGPDPSAVSAQLGPVVPQAVQVQQQKIPRSDRLEVCREFLRGACKRAESECRFAHPQESVARHDDGSITVCMDAVKGRCAREPCRYFHPPLHLQAQLKAAQTRATAVAAAAAMDVKTVGSFYYENFQFSGMVPFKRPAGEKSGIPVYQPGATTYQQLMQPYVPVSCEYPQQQQQLQQQLQQHQQQQPQQQQQQQVLLLQQQQQLALSSAITTTTTTATTTASNNIINNNNNNNSSNNNNAIHVNAVIATAINPSITTASIDQSAAAADKPTNKPSDDGHDNDTDNDNDKADGDAADEKENDIPKDTDDHNETSKPNPSPPSIDCNATQTIATAAAATAATDSDPDAQETQTAAVATSSSDSSPASCPSPPTDSSLLPLPVPQPPNGDNNNYLSYINNNLTNGQRIKSASPPEEPLNEETDQAPTAAGATLTSPPRGYSKYNGDAYQRASNAAYSMNGHSTGILPTPTSTSPTVTYQSQAQAQAQAQAQAQAQALAQAQANMQRINYAMPAYSYANLYSPYNSGTSSIVSIAGNTPSYVQAQMQQQQQQQQAQAQAQAQAQAQAQAQAAYAQQAYAAYAAAAGLTHTQPTAAAGGYYADPAALAKEVAQKNYALKVASAASAAAAAGKSGSHSAAAYTGMTLNKGFVSAAAAPQPVQSPQPQAVSMATLLQMQAQAQAQAHAQAHAQMRQMGSLPNSGMSTPMAPGTPLRSGSAGGGQAPQYVSGAAAASGALMRAPSPMQYAGAQGYFYPGVMSAPAAAAAAAGYAAYAMPSSQAAAAQQYAAAAAAAAAAAAAQGAAPGQNPYKKMKTS, encoded by the exons GGCCGCTGTAATCGTGAGAAACCGCCGTGCAAGTACTTTCATCCACCACAGCATCTGAAGGATCAGCTATTGATAAATGGACGCAATCATTTGGCCCTCAAGAATGCATTGATGCAACAGATGGGCATAGCGCCTGGCCAGCCGGTCATATCGGGCCAAGTGCCAGCTGTG GCCACAAATCCATACTTGTCCGGGATACCGGCCAATTCGTACAGTCCGTACTACACAACAGGACATCTGGTGCCCACCTTGCTGGGGCCCGATCCGTCGGCCGTGTCCGCCCAGCTGGGGCCTGTGGTGCCCCAGGCGGTGCAGGTGCAACAACAGAAAATACCACGTTCCGACAGGCTAGAG GTGTGTCGCGAATTCCTACGCGGCGCCTGCAAGCGCGCCGAATCCGAATGCCGGTTCGCCCACCCGCAGGAGAGTGTCGCCCGCCACGACGATGGCTCGATCACGGTATGCATGGACGCCGTTAAGGGACGGTGTGCCCGTGAACCCTGCCGCTACTTTCATCCCCCCCTGCACCTACAGGCACAATTAAAAGCGGCCCAAACACGCGCCaccgctgtcgctgctgcagctgcg ATGGATGTTAAAACGGTTGGTTCATTTTACTATGAAAACTTC CAATTCTCTGGAATGGTACCATTCAAACGTCCAGCTGGAGAGAAGTCTGGCATTCCAGTGTATCAACCCGGTGCGACTACGTATCAGCAGCTAATGCAGCCCTATGTTCCAGTCTCATGTGAGTAtccccaacaacaacaacaactacaacaacaactacaacaacatcaacaacaacaaccacaacaacaacaacaacaacaagtaCTActactacaacaacaacaacaattagCGTTAAGTAGCGccataacaacaacaactacaacagcaacaacaacagccagtaataatattattaacaacaacaacaacaacaacagcagcaataACAATAACGCCATTCACGTAAATGCTGTAATTGCTACTGCCATCAATCCATCAATCACAACCGCATCAATCGATCAAtcagctgctgcagcagatAAACCCACTAATAAACCCAGTGACGATGGTCACGATAACGATACCGATAACGATAACGATAAAGCTGACGGTGATGCTGCTGACGAAAAAGAGAATGATATTCCAAAAGACACTGACGATCACAATGAAACATCGAAGCCAAACCCAAGTCCCCCTTCAATCGATTGTAATGCAACACAAACaattgcaacagcagcagcagctacagctGCCACAGACTCTGACCCAGACGCACAGGAGACACAGACAGCAGCAGTGGCCACCTCATCCAGTGATAGCTCTCCCGCCTCCTGTCCAAGCCCACCCACTGACAGCAGCCTGCTGCCCCTGCCGGTGCCCCAGCCACCCAATGGCGACAATAACAATTACCTGTCCTATATCAATAACAATTTAACCAACGGCCAACGGATCAAGTCCGCCAGTCCGCCCGAAGAGCCACTCAATGAGGAGACAGACCAGGCCCCAACAGCAGCTGGGGCCACCCTGACCTCGCCTCCGCGTGGCTATAGCAAATATAACGGCGATGCCTACCAGAGGGCCAGCAATGCCGCGTACTCCATGAATGGCCACAGCACTGGGATACTGCCCACGCCCACCAGCACCTCGCCCACAGTGACGTATCAGTCCCAGGCTCAGGCCCAGGCTCAGgcccaggcacaggcacaggcccaggccctggcacaggcacaggccaATATGCAGCGCATCAACTATGCCATGCCCGCCTACAGCTATGCCAATTTGTACTCGCCCTACAACAGCGGCACCTCCTCCATCGTGAGCATCGCCGGCAACACGCCCTCCTATGTCCAGGCccaaatgcagcagcagcagcagcagcagcaggcccaagcccaggcccaggcccaggctcAGGCCCAGGCTCAGGCACAGGCGGCCTATGCTCAGCAGGCTTATGCCGCATATGCGGCCGCTGCAGGactcacgcacacacagcCAACGGCAGCCGCTGGCGGCTACTATGCCGATCCCGCTGCCCTGGCCAAGGAGGTGGCCCAAAAGAACTACGCCCTCAAGGTGGCCAGTGCCGCatcggcggcggcggcggcgggcAAGTCGGGATCCCATTCGGCGGCCGCCTACACAGGCATGACCCTCAACAAGGGATTTGTGTCAGCTGCAGCTGCCCCGCAGCCCGTTCAGTCGCCACAGCCGCAGGCCGTCTCCATGGCCACCCTGCTGCAGAtgcaggcccaggcccaggcccaggctcATGCCCAGGCCCATGCCCAGATGCGCCAGATGGGATCCTTGCCCAATTCGGGCATGTCCACGCCCATGGCGCCTGGCACGCCCCTCCGCTCGGGCAGCGCTGGCGGTGGCCAGGCGCCGCAGTACGTGTCGGGAGCTGCGGCCGCCTCTGGCGCCCTGATGCGTGCCCCCTCCCCCATGCAGTATGCCGGAGCCCAGGGCTACTTTTATCCGGGCGTAATGTCCGCTCCGGccgcagccgccgccgccgccggaTATGCGGCCTATGCCATGCCCTCGAGTCAGGCGGCAGCGGCGCAGCAgtatgcagcagcagcagcagcagctgccgccGCTGCGGCCGCCCAGGGGGCAGCCCCAGGTCAGAATCCCTACAAGAAGATGAAGACGTCCTAA